The following proteins come from a genomic window of Parambassis ranga chromosome 4, fParRan2.1, whole genome shotgun sequence:
- the edem3 gene encoding ER degradation-enhancing alpha-mannosidase-like protein 3 isoform X2, with product MPPVLFILTLFGALCNLGQTVSREEKHRLKNQVVEMFDHAYQNYMDHAYPADELMPLTCRGRVRGLEPSRGDVDDALGKFSLTLIDTLDTLVLLNKTTEFEAAVRRVLSDVRLDNDIVVSVFETNIRVLGGLLGGHSMAVMLKEGGQHMQWYQDELLHMAKDIGLRLLPAFNTSSGLPYPRVNLKHGVIGPETRTGTETDTCTACAGTIILEFAALSRFTGDPVFEAHARRAMDFLWEKRQRNSNLVGTTINIHSGEWVRRESGVGAGIDSYYEYLLKAYILLGDDLFLQRFNIHYASIMKYISQPPLLLDVHIHKPLLPARTWMDSLLAFFPGLQVLKGDIRPAIETHEMLYQVTKKHNFLPEAFTTDFRVHWAQHPLRPEFAESTYFLYKATGDSYYLEAGRTILDNLNRFARVPCGFAAMKDVRTGSHEDRMDSFFLAEMFKYLFLLFAEPEDIPFDVEDYVFTTEAHLLPLSLSTAPRSSSIPSNRTSEEELDDSNFDWTCPNTRLLFPDPAFPRNLREPIRSAVDKSCPRPAPYREPGMGRPPLRAQDFMANNPEHLELLRRMGVSLIHLKDGRVQLVQHATQAISAVAAEDGVRFMQEMMELSSQQQKEQLPPRAIQIVSHPFFGRVVLTAGPAQFGTDLSKSSTGVRGFVTVAEPYSGCSEITNAEYVQGHIALLQRGQCMFAEKARHIQKAGAIGGIVIDDNEGSSSDTAPLFQMAGDGRSTDDITLPLLFLFHKEGNILLEALKEYREVEVLLSDKARDRGVDIQEAEEGCLTEATTPTSFEPIDQSQMSTVELDESPPEQVTPSQEEVSPVHEDTSPAEELSPPKEETSPAEAEVDVAQPKEEKDSERREKPEGDSDSSSQSVDELLADWREDLEAFQQMEKDEL from the exons ATGCCACCTGTGCTATTTATATTGACGCTGTTTGGAGCATTATGCAACCTTGGACAGACCGTGTCGCGGGAGGAGAAGCACAGGTTGAA GAACCAAGTGGTTGAGATGTTTGACCATGCATATCAAAATTATATG gACCATGCATACCCAGCAGATGAGCTGATGCCTCTGACGTGCAGAGGCAGAGTTCGTGGACTTGAACCTAGTCGAGGAGATGTAGATGATGCACTTGGCAA GTTTTCTCTGACCCTTATAGACACCTTGGATACTTTAGTG CTTTTAAATAAGACAACAGAATTTGAGGCTGCGGTGAGGAGAGTGCTATCAGATGTTAGGCTGGACAATGACATCGTCGTGTCAGTCTTTGAAACAAACATCCGTGTTCTTGG aggTCTGCTGGGAGGGCACTCCATGGCTGTGATGCTGAAGGAGGGAGGTCAACACATGCAGTGGTACCAGGATGAGCTCCTGCATATGGCCAAAGACATAGGACTCCGACTGCTGCCAGCCTTCAACACCAGCAGTGGCCTGCCTTATCCCAGG GTGAATTTGAAGCATGGTGTTATAGGTCCTGAGACCAGGACAGGTACAGAAACGGACACCTGTACAGCTTGTGCAGGAACTATCATTCTGGAGTTTGCTGCCTTAAGTCGTTTCACTGGTGATCCTGTGTTTGAG gcccATGCCCGGAGAGCCATGGACTTTCTGTGggagaaaagacagaggaaCAGCAATCTGGTTGGAACCACCATCAACATACACTCTGGAGAGTGGGTCCGAAGAG AGAGTGGTGTTGGAGCAGGAATTGACTCGTACTATGAATATCTGCTAAAGGCCTACATCCTCTTGGGAGATGACCTGTTTCTGCAGCGGTTCAATATT CACTATGCATCCATCATGAAATATATTAGCCAGCCTCCACTGCTGCTGGATGTCCACATCCACAAACCTCTCCTTCCTGCTCGCACATGGATGGACTCTCTGCTGGCCTTCTTCCctggactgcag GTGTTGAAGGGAGATATTCGTCCTGCCATTGAGACTCACGAGATGCTGTACCAAGTGACCAAGAAACACAACTTCCTCCCAGAG GCCTTCACTACGGATTTCAGGGTACACTGGGCCCAACATCCCCTGAGGCCTGAGTTTGCAGAGAGCACCTATTTCCTTTACAAG GCCACAGGAGACTCATACTACCTGGAGGCAGGTCGTACCATCCTGGACAACCTCAATCGCTTCGCCCGTGTTCCGTGCGGCTTCGCTGCAATGAAGGATGTACGCACTGGAAGCCACGAGGACAG aatggACTCGTTCTTTCTTGCGGAGATGTTTAAATACCttttcctgctgtttgctgaaCCGGAGGATATACCGTTTGACGTGGAAGACTATGTCTTCACAACTGAGGCACACCTgctccccctgtctctctccacAGCTCCTCGCTCTTCATCGATTCCCTCCAATAGAACG TCAGAAGAGGAGCTGGACGATTCTAACTTTGATTGGACCTGTCCAAACACTCGCCTCCTGTTTCCTGACCCTGCCTTCCCTCGCAATCTGAGAGAACCAATCCGCAGTGCTGTCGACAAGAGCTGCCCACGCCCTGCCCCTTACAG GGAGCCGGGAATGGGCCGTCCCCCTCTGAGGGCGCAGGACTTTATGGCAAACAACCCTGAACATCTTGAGCTATTGAGGAGAATGGGGGTCAGCCTTATCCACCTGAAAGATGGCAGGGTGCAGCTCGTGCAGCATGCTACACAG GCAATCAGTGCGGTAGCAGCAGAGGATGGTGTTCGCTTCATGCAGGAGATGATGGAGCTGTCCAGCCAGCAGCAGAAAGAGCAGCTGCCTCCCAGAGCCATTCAGATTGTCTCTCATCCATTCTTTGGCAGGGTTGTGTTGACTGCCGGCCCAGCACAGTTTGGCACAGACCTGTCCAAAAGTTCCACAGGG gtacgAGGGTTTGTCACTGTGGCTGAACCCTACAGTGGCTGTTCTGAGATCACCAATGCTGAGTATGTCCAAGGACACATCGCTCTGCTGCAGAGGGGTCAGTGTATGTTTGCAGAGAAGGCCCGACACATTCAGAAGGCTGGCGCCATTGGAGGCATAGTCATTG ACGATAACGAGGGCAGCAGCAGCGACACAGCTCCTCTCTTTCAGATGGCCGGAGATGGCCGCAGCACAGATGACATCACCTTGCCGCTCCTCTTCCTGTTCCACAAGGAGGGCAACATCCTGCTGGAGGCGCTGAAGGAGTacagagaggtggaggtgcTGCTTAGCGACAAAGCCAGAGACAGAG GTGTGGACAtccaggaagcagaggagggtTGCCTAACTGAGGCAACAACTCCCACCTCATTTGAGCCTATTGACCAATCACAAATGAGCACAGTAGAACTAGATGAATCACCTCCTGAGCAGGTTACACCTTCACAGGAGGAAGTCAGTCCAGTACATGAAGACACTAGTCCTGCAGAGGAACTTAGTCCACCAAAAGAGGAAACCAGCCCTGCAGAGGCAGAGGTTGATGTGGCTCAACCTAAAGAGGAGAAAGActctgagaggagagagaagccTGAAGGTGACTCAGACTCAAGCAGCCAGTCAGTGGATGAACTGCTGGCTGATTGGCGGGAAGACTTGGAGGCATTCCAGCAGATGGAGAAGGATGAACTTTGA
- the edem3 gene encoding ER degradation-enhancing alpha-mannosidase-like protein 3 isoform X1 produces the protein MPPVLFILTLFGALCNLGQTVSREEKHRLKNQVVEMFDHAYQNYMDHAYPADELMPLTCRGRVRGLEPSRGDVDDALGKFSLTLIDTLDTLVLLNKTTEFEAAVRRVLSDVRLDNDIVVSVFETNIRVLGGLLGGHSMAVMLKEGGQHMQWYQDELLHMAKDIGLRLLPAFNTSSGLPYPRVNLKHGVIGPETRTGTETDTCTACAGTIILEFAALSRFTGDPVFEAHARRAMDFLWEKRQRNSNLVGTTINIHSGEWVRRESGVGAGIDSYYEYLLKAYILLGDDLFLQRFNIHYASIMKYISQPPLLLDVHIHKPLLPARTWMDSLLAFFPGLQVLKGDIRPAIETHEMLYQVTKKHNFLPEAFTTDFRVHWAQHPLRPEFAESTYFLYKATGDSYYLEAGRTILDNLNRFARVPCGFAAMKDVRTGSHEDRMDSFFLAEMFKYLFLLFAEPEDIPFDVEDYVFTTEAHLLPLSLSTAPRSSSIPSNRTSEEELDDSNFDWTCPNTRLLFPDPAFPRNLREPIRSAVDKSCPRPAPYREPGMGRPPLRAQDFMANNPEHLELLRRMGVSLIHLKDGRVQLVQHATQAISAVAAEDGVRFMQEMMELSSQQQKEQLPPRAIQIVSHPFFGRVVLTAGPAQFGTDLSKSSTGVRGFVTVAEPYSGCSEITNAEYVQGHIALLQRGQCMFAEKARHIQKAGAIGGIVIDDNEGSSSDTAPLFQMAGDGRSTDDITLPLLFLFHKEGNILLEALKEYREVEVLLSDKARDRAAIFKGKPLPGSLIEGSVDIQEAEEGCLTEATTPTSFEPIDQSQMSTVELDESPPEQVTPSQEEVSPVHEDTSPAEELSPPKEETSPAEAEVDVAQPKEEKDSERREKPEGDSDSSSQSVDELLADWREDLEAFQQMEKDEL, from the exons ATGCCACCTGTGCTATTTATATTGACGCTGTTTGGAGCATTATGCAACCTTGGACAGACCGTGTCGCGGGAGGAGAAGCACAGGTTGAA GAACCAAGTGGTTGAGATGTTTGACCATGCATATCAAAATTATATG gACCATGCATACCCAGCAGATGAGCTGATGCCTCTGACGTGCAGAGGCAGAGTTCGTGGACTTGAACCTAGTCGAGGAGATGTAGATGATGCACTTGGCAA GTTTTCTCTGACCCTTATAGACACCTTGGATACTTTAGTG CTTTTAAATAAGACAACAGAATTTGAGGCTGCGGTGAGGAGAGTGCTATCAGATGTTAGGCTGGACAATGACATCGTCGTGTCAGTCTTTGAAACAAACATCCGTGTTCTTGG aggTCTGCTGGGAGGGCACTCCATGGCTGTGATGCTGAAGGAGGGAGGTCAACACATGCAGTGGTACCAGGATGAGCTCCTGCATATGGCCAAAGACATAGGACTCCGACTGCTGCCAGCCTTCAACACCAGCAGTGGCCTGCCTTATCCCAGG GTGAATTTGAAGCATGGTGTTATAGGTCCTGAGACCAGGACAGGTACAGAAACGGACACCTGTACAGCTTGTGCAGGAACTATCATTCTGGAGTTTGCTGCCTTAAGTCGTTTCACTGGTGATCCTGTGTTTGAG gcccATGCCCGGAGAGCCATGGACTTTCTGTGggagaaaagacagaggaaCAGCAATCTGGTTGGAACCACCATCAACATACACTCTGGAGAGTGGGTCCGAAGAG AGAGTGGTGTTGGAGCAGGAATTGACTCGTACTATGAATATCTGCTAAAGGCCTACATCCTCTTGGGAGATGACCTGTTTCTGCAGCGGTTCAATATT CACTATGCATCCATCATGAAATATATTAGCCAGCCTCCACTGCTGCTGGATGTCCACATCCACAAACCTCTCCTTCCTGCTCGCACATGGATGGACTCTCTGCTGGCCTTCTTCCctggactgcag GTGTTGAAGGGAGATATTCGTCCTGCCATTGAGACTCACGAGATGCTGTACCAAGTGACCAAGAAACACAACTTCCTCCCAGAG GCCTTCACTACGGATTTCAGGGTACACTGGGCCCAACATCCCCTGAGGCCTGAGTTTGCAGAGAGCACCTATTTCCTTTACAAG GCCACAGGAGACTCATACTACCTGGAGGCAGGTCGTACCATCCTGGACAACCTCAATCGCTTCGCCCGTGTTCCGTGCGGCTTCGCTGCAATGAAGGATGTACGCACTGGAAGCCACGAGGACAG aatggACTCGTTCTTTCTTGCGGAGATGTTTAAATACCttttcctgctgtttgctgaaCCGGAGGATATACCGTTTGACGTGGAAGACTATGTCTTCACAACTGAGGCACACCTgctccccctgtctctctccacAGCTCCTCGCTCTTCATCGATTCCCTCCAATAGAACG TCAGAAGAGGAGCTGGACGATTCTAACTTTGATTGGACCTGTCCAAACACTCGCCTCCTGTTTCCTGACCCTGCCTTCCCTCGCAATCTGAGAGAACCAATCCGCAGTGCTGTCGACAAGAGCTGCCCACGCCCTGCCCCTTACAG GGAGCCGGGAATGGGCCGTCCCCCTCTGAGGGCGCAGGACTTTATGGCAAACAACCCTGAACATCTTGAGCTATTGAGGAGAATGGGGGTCAGCCTTATCCACCTGAAAGATGGCAGGGTGCAGCTCGTGCAGCATGCTACACAG GCAATCAGTGCGGTAGCAGCAGAGGATGGTGTTCGCTTCATGCAGGAGATGATGGAGCTGTCCAGCCAGCAGCAGAAAGAGCAGCTGCCTCCCAGAGCCATTCAGATTGTCTCTCATCCATTCTTTGGCAGGGTTGTGTTGACTGCCGGCCCAGCACAGTTTGGCACAGACCTGTCCAAAAGTTCCACAGGG gtacgAGGGTTTGTCACTGTGGCTGAACCCTACAGTGGCTGTTCTGAGATCACCAATGCTGAGTATGTCCAAGGACACATCGCTCTGCTGCAGAGGGGTCAGTGTATGTTTGCAGAGAAGGCCCGACACATTCAGAAGGCTGGCGCCATTGGAGGCATAGTCATTG ACGATAACGAGGGCAGCAGCAGCGACACAGCTCCTCTCTTTCAGATGGCCGGAGATGGCCGCAGCACAGATGACATCACCTTGCCGCTCCTCTTCCTGTTCCACAAGGAGGGCAACATCCTGCTGGAGGCGCTGAAGGAGTacagagaggtggaggtgcTGCTTAGCGACAAAGCCAGAGACAGAG CAGCCATATTCAAAGGTAAACCTCTTCCTGGAAGCCTCATCGAGGGCA GTGTGGACAtccaggaagcagaggagggtTGCCTAACTGAGGCAACAACTCCCACCTCATTTGAGCCTATTGACCAATCACAAATGAGCACAGTAGAACTAGATGAATCACCTCCTGAGCAGGTTACACCTTCACAGGAGGAAGTCAGTCCAGTACATGAAGACACTAGTCCTGCAGAGGAACTTAGTCCACCAAAAGAGGAAACCAGCCCTGCAGAGGCAGAGGTTGATGTGGCTCAACCTAAAGAGGAGAAAGActctgagaggagagagaagccTGAAGGTGACTCAGACTCAAGCAGCCAGTCAGTGGATGAACTGCTGGCTGATTGGCGGGAAGACTTGGAGGCATTCCAGCAGATGGAGAAGGATGAACTTTGA